A genomic window from Streptomyces brevispora includes:
- a CDS encoding PPA1309 family protein, whose amino-acid sequence MLSMSNVSPSGPPMAASPLTVAVLEIDEYISGLGWDQPARLFALVDTARLRVQEPGLAAQLGLDGDGSKAAALTPIEQEELPAGTALDEFLATIAWPDAVVGCAMTVERLMLPPSAEASVPEGLNDNQLTKWVAKHPDRQEVRMTVAVLRDGARESAVRLREKDSPNDVLTGAGLVPGLAEALAATFES is encoded by the coding sequence ATGTTGTCCATGTCCAACGTTTCCCCCTCAGGCCCTCCGATGGCCGCGAGCCCGCTCACCGTCGCGGTGCTCGAAATCGACGAATACATCTCCGGTCTCGGCTGGGATCAGCCCGCCCGGCTCTTCGCGCTCGTCGACACCGCCCGGCTGCGGGTCCAGGAGCCCGGCCTCGCCGCCCAGCTCGGCCTCGACGGCGACGGCTCGAAGGCCGCCGCACTCACCCCTATCGAGCAGGAGGAGCTTCCCGCAGGTACCGCGCTGGACGAGTTCCTCGCCACGATCGCCTGGCCGGACGCGGTGGTCGGGTGCGCGATGACGGTCGAGCGGCTGATGCTGCCGCCGTCCGCCGAGGCCTCCGTTCCGGAAGGTCTCAACGACAACCAGCTGACCAAATGGGTCGCCAAACACCCCGACCGTCAGGAGGTACGGATGACCGTGGCCGTCCTTCGCGACGGTGCCCGGGAGTCGGCCGTACGTCTGCGTGAGAAGGACTCGCCGAACGACGTGCTGACCGGGGCCGGTCTGGTGCCGGGGCTGGCCGAGGCACTGGCCGCGACCTTCGAGTCCTGA